A stretch of Apostichopus japonicus isolate 1M-3 chromosome 9, ASM3797524v1, whole genome shotgun sequence DNA encodes these proteins:
- the LOC139973086 gene encoding uncharacterized protein isoform X1, with amino-acid sequence MANCLVTWTYIFLAGLLIRQNIDFVIAMGLCEFENLMMKNAGGGQDQRDTISTLGTDMSDQSATTVYSTDGMRISPSTDEMTTVMPKTDTISTLGTDMSDQSATTVYSTDGMRISPSTDELTTRFENLVSTTVMPTAESCPNNMKWMNCSCQTTCDDPEGLHGCFKSCNDEPRYTCVCPDGFQIRDEACIPLEECGCYHSPTGVISNGSSHVNVNCTRRCTCENDVLQCEEYSCSHNATCQKQGQSSSCECKEGYWGNGTTCQVITNCQDVHNGLSTKEGIYLIHPPSWAHEPFQVYCKGGWMLFQRRVDASVSFFNDWITYRDGFGDLNSSFWLGNEKLHVISAERDHQLRIDIWFNTTNDASEYLHYNLFRISSEATKYEITLGSYTGSFDYDYMDYHRDMKFTTYDQDNDLVLQNCAISEFHPGGWWFNGCHAIMLNGIYGGPWDTGICLFQRNTRDYNCSVVAVHMKIKPL; translated from the exons ATGGCTAATTGCCTTGTTACTTGGACCTACATCTTTCTTGCTGGATTACTGATTAGGCAGAACATCGATTTCGTGATAGCGATGG GTCTTTGCGAATTTGAGAATTTAATGATGAAGAACGCAGGTGGTGGACAAGACCAACGAG ATACAATAAGTACGTTGGGAACGGATATGAGTGACCAATCAGCAACTACAGTGTACTCAACAGATGGGATGAGAATATCACCGTCAACTGATGAAATGACAACAGTGATGCCTAAAACAG ATACAATTAGTACATTGGGAACGGATATGAGTGACCAATCAGCAACTACAGTGTACTCAACAGATGGGATGAGAATATCACCGTCAACTGATGAATTGACAACGCGATTCGAGAATTTGGTGTCAACAACAGTGATGCCTACAGCAG AATCCTGTCCAAACAACATGAAATGGATGAACTGTTCATGCCAAACTACGTGCGATGATCCCGAAGGACTCCATGGGTGTTTTAAGAGCTGTAATGATGAACCGCGTTATACGTGCGTCTGTCCAGATGGATTCCAAATCAGAGATGAAGCATGCATACCGTTGGAAGAATGCGGGTGTTACCACTCGCCCACAGGAGTCATTTCG AACGGATCATCGCATGTTAACGTAAACTGCACAAGACGTTGCACATGTGAAAATGATGTTCTCCAATGTGAAGAATACTCCTGCAGTCATAATGCAACATGCCAGaaacaaggtcaaagttcatcttgCGAGTGTAAAGAGGGCTACTGGGGAAATGGTACGACTTGTCAAGTAATCACAAACTGTCAGGATGTTCATAATGGTTTATCCACCAAAGAAGGCATTTATTTGATACATCCGCCTTCTTGGGCACATGAACCTTTCCAAGTTTATTGCAAAGGTGGTTGGATG CTGTTTCAGAGGCGAGTTGATGCTTCTGTGTCATTTTTCAATGATTGGATAACCTACAGAGATGGATTTGGCGATCTCAATTCTAGTTTCTGGCTTGGAAATGAGAAATTACATGTCATATCAGCTGAGAGAGATCATCAACTAAGAATTGATATTTGGTTCAACACCACCAATGATGCCAGTGAATATCTTCATTACAATCTTTTTAGAATTAGCTCCGAGGCAACAAAATACGAGATAACGCTTGGAAGTTACACAGGGAGCTTTG attatGACTACATGGATTACCATCGAGATATGAAATTTACTACCTACGATCAGGACAATGACTTAGTTCTTCAAAATTGTGCTATTAGTGAATTCCATCCCGGCGGCTGGTGGTTCAATGGTTGTCATGCTATTATGTTGAATGGAATCTACGGTGGCCCTTGGGATACAGgaatatgtttgtttcaaagaaatACTCGCGATTACAACTGTTCTGTTGTAGCAGTGCATATGAAAATTAAGCCCTTATGA
- the LOC139973086 gene encoding uncharacterized protein isoform X2: MANCLVTWTYIFLAGLLIRQNIDFVIAMGLCEFENLMMKNAGGGQDQRDTISTLGTDMSDQSATTVYSTDGMRISPSTDELTTRFENLVSTTVMPTAESCPNNMKWMNCSCQTTCDDPEGLHGCFKSCNDEPRYTCVCPDGFQIRDEACIPLEECGCYHSPTGVISNGSSHVNVNCTRRCTCENDVLQCEEYSCSHNATCQKQGQSSSCECKEGYWGNGTTCQVITNCQDVHNGLSTKEGIYLIHPPSWAHEPFQVYCKGGWMLFQRRVDASVSFFNDWITYRDGFGDLNSSFWLGNEKLHVISAERDHQLRIDIWFNTTNDASEYLHYNLFRISSEATKYEITLGSYTGSFDYDYMDYHRDMKFTTYDQDNDLVLQNCAISEFHPGGWWFNGCHAIMLNGIYGGPWDTGICLFQRNTRDYNCSVVAVHMKIKPL; this comes from the exons ATGGCTAATTGCCTTGTTACTTGGACCTACATCTTTCTTGCTGGATTACTGATTAGGCAGAACATCGATTTCGTGATAGCGATGG GTCTTTGCGAATTTGAGAATTTAATGATGAAGAACGCAGGTGGTGGACAAGACCAACGAG ATACAATTAGTACATTGGGAACGGATATGAGTGACCAATCAGCAACTACAGTGTACTCAACAGATGGGATGAGAATATCACCGTCAACTGATGAATTGACAACGCGATTCGAGAATTTGGTGTCAACAACAGTGATGCCTACAGCAG AATCCTGTCCAAACAACATGAAATGGATGAACTGTTCATGCCAAACTACGTGCGATGATCCCGAAGGACTCCATGGGTGTTTTAAGAGCTGTAATGATGAACCGCGTTATACGTGCGTCTGTCCAGATGGATTCCAAATCAGAGATGAAGCATGCATACCGTTGGAAGAATGCGGGTGTTACCACTCGCCCACAGGAGTCATTTCG AACGGATCATCGCATGTTAACGTAAACTGCACAAGACGTTGCACATGTGAAAATGATGTTCTCCAATGTGAAGAATACTCCTGCAGTCATAATGCAACATGCCAGaaacaaggtcaaagttcatcttgCGAGTGTAAAGAGGGCTACTGGGGAAATGGTACGACTTGTCAAGTAATCACAAACTGTCAGGATGTTCATAATGGTTTATCCACCAAAGAAGGCATTTATTTGATACATCCGCCTTCTTGGGCACATGAACCTTTCCAAGTTTATTGCAAAGGTGGTTGGATG CTGTTTCAGAGGCGAGTTGATGCTTCTGTGTCATTTTTCAATGATTGGATAACCTACAGAGATGGATTTGGCGATCTCAATTCTAGTTTCTGGCTTGGAAATGAGAAATTACATGTCATATCAGCTGAGAGAGATCATCAACTAAGAATTGATATTTGGTTCAACACCACCAATGATGCCAGTGAATATCTTCATTACAATCTTTTTAGAATTAGCTCCGAGGCAACAAAATACGAGATAACGCTTGGAAGTTACACAGGGAGCTTTG attatGACTACATGGATTACCATCGAGATATGAAATTTACTACCTACGATCAGGACAATGACTTAGTTCTTCAAAATTGTGCTATTAGTGAATTCCATCCCGGCGGCTGGTGGTTCAATGGTTGTCATGCTATTATGTTGAATGGAATCTACGGTGGCCCTTGGGATACAGgaatatgtttgtttcaaagaaatACTCGCGATTACAACTGTTCTGTTGTAGCAGTGCATATGAAAATTAAGCCCTTATGA
- the LOC139973084 gene encoding uncharacterized protein isoform X2: MPCGGNCSNQMEVIPSIDERTKTETTLSGIKSTWMHSTDEMRSLMSTGETSTTTNSLGTDMSDQSATTVYSTDGVRMLPSTDEMTTRSKSLLSTTVIPTTDETTLLRSSDEMTTISTNEFSTTSMVSTGARIKQETTMGEIKSTSMPSTEEIRLLTSTVETPSTTTDTSTIELSTTRMPTTESCPTNMVWMHCSCQTTCDDPDGLNGCFKSCDDEPGYTCVCPDGFLIRDGACIPLYECGCYHSFMGVISNGSLHVNLNCTRRCTCENDVLHCEEYSCSNDATCQSKGQSSSCECKEGYWGNGTTCEVLTNCQDVYKGLSTKEGIYSIHPPSWAHEPFQVYCKGGWMLFQRRVDASVSFYNDWITYRDGFGDLNSSFWLGNEKIHVISAERDHQLRIDIWFNTTNDASEYLHYNLFRISSEATKYEITLGSYTGSFDYDYMDYHRDMKFSTYDQDNDLVLQNCATSEFHPGG; the protein is encoded by the exons ATGCCTTGTGGTGGTAACTGCAGCAATCAAATGGAGGTAATACCGAGTATCG ATGAGAGAACAAAAACGGAAACAACACTGAGTGGAATCAAATCAACATGGATGCACTCTACTGATGAAATGCGATCATTAATGTCAACCGGTGAAacgtcaacaacaacaaattcgTTGGGAACGGATATGAGTGACCAATCAGCAACTACAGTATACTCAACAGATGGGGTGCGAATGTTACCGTCAACTGATGAAATGACAACACGATCCAAAAGTTTGTTGTCAACAACAGTGATACCTACAACAG ATGAAACAACATTACTTCGGTCAAGCGATGAAATGACAACCATCAGCACAAATGAATTTTCAACAACATCGATGGTCTCAACAG GTGCGAGAattaaacaagaaacaacaaTGGGTGAAATCAAGTCAACGTCGATGCCATCTACGGAGGAAATACGTTTATTAACGTCAACCGTTGAAACGCCATCGACAACTACAGATACAAGTACAATTGAGCTATCAACAACACGGATGCCTACAACAG AATCTTGCCCAACCAACATGGTATGGATGCACTGTTCATGCCAAACTACGTGCGATGATCCCGATGGACTCAATGGTTGTTTTAAAAGCTGTGACGATGAACCAGGTTATACGTGTGTCTGTCCAGATGGATTCCTTATCAGAGATGGAGCATGCATACCGTTGTATGAATGCGGATGCTACCACTCGTTCATGGGAGTCATTTCG AACGGATCATTGCATGTTAACTTAAACTGCACAAGACGTTGCACATGTGAAAATGATGTTCTCCACTGTGAAGAATACTCTTGCAGTAATGATGCAACATGCCAGagcaaaggtcaaagttcatcttgCGAGTGTAAAGAGGGCTACTGGGGAAATGGTACGACTTGTGAAGTACTCACAAACTGTCAGGATGTTTATAAAGGTTTATCCACCAAAGAAGGCATTTATTCGATACATCCGCCTTCTTGGGCACATGAACCTTTCCAAGTTTATTGCAAAGGTGGTTGGATG CTGTTTCAGAGGCGAGTTGATGCTTCTGTGTCATTTTACAATGATTGGATAACCTACAGAGATGGATTTGGCGATCTCAATTCTAGTTTCTGGcttggaaatgagaaaatacATGTCATATCAGCTGAGAGAGATCATCAACTCAGAATTGATATTTGGTTCAACACCACCAATGATGCCAGTGAATATCTTCATTACAATCTTTTTAGAATTAGCTCCGAGGCAACAAAATACGAGATAACGCTTGGAAGTTACACAGGGAGCTTTG attatGACTACATGGATTACCATCGAGATATGAAATTTTCTACCTACGATCAGGACAATGACTTAGTGCTTCAAAATTGTGCTACTAGTGAATTCCATCCCGGCGGCTGA
- the LOC139973084 gene encoding uncharacterized protein isoform X1 — MSEIQFSCIFHCFLLGICIYSSMAGSVAFFKCTKTHSFKDAVMPCGGNCSNQMEVIPSIDERTKTETTLSGIKSTWMHSTDEMRSLMSTGETSTTTNSLGTDMSDQSATTVYSTDGVRMLPSTDEMTTRSKSLLSTTVIPTTDETTLLRSSDEMTTISTNEFSTTSMVSTGARIKQETTMGEIKSTSMPSTEEIRLLTSTVETPSTTTDTSTIELSTTRMPTTESCPTNMVWMHCSCQTTCDDPDGLNGCFKSCDDEPGYTCVCPDGFLIRDGACIPLYECGCYHSFMGVISNGSLHVNLNCTRRCTCENDVLHCEEYSCSNDATCQSKGQSSSCECKEGYWGNGTTCEVLTNCQDVYKGLSTKEGIYSIHPPSWAHEPFQVYCKGGWMLFQRRVDASVSFYNDWITYRDGFGDLNSSFWLGNEKIHVISAERDHQLRIDIWFNTTNDASEYLHYNLFRISSEATKYEITLGSYTGSFDYDYMDYHRDMKFSTYDQDNDLVLQNCATSEFHPGG; from the exons ATGAGTGAGATTCAGTTTTCGTGTATCTTTCATTGCTTCCTTCTTGGTATTTGCATTTATTCTTCGATGGCGGGAAGCGTTG CTTTTTTCAAGTGCACAAAAACACACTCATTTAAAGATGCCGTTATGCCTTGTGGTGGTAACTGCAGCAATCAAATGGAGGTAATACCGAGTATCG ATGAGAGAACAAAAACGGAAACAACACTGAGTGGAATCAAATCAACATGGATGCACTCTACTGATGAAATGCGATCATTAATGTCAACCGGTGAAacgtcaacaacaacaaattcgTTGGGAACGGATATGAGTGACCAATCAGCAACTACAGTATACTCAACAGATGGGGTGCGAATGTTACCGTCAACTGATGAAATGACAACACGATCCAAAAGTTTGTTGTCAACAACAGTGATACCTACAACAG ATGAAACAACATTACTTCGGTCAAGCGATGAAATGACAACCATCAGCACAAATGAATTTTCAACAACATCGATGGTCTCAACAG GTGCGAGAattaaacaagaaacaacaaTGGGTGAAATCAAGTCAACGTCGATGCCATCTACGGAGGAAATACGTTTATTAACGTCAACCGTTGAAACGCCATCGACAACTACAGATACAAGTACAATTGAGCTATCAACAACACGGATGCCTACAACAG AATCTTGCCCAACCAACATGGTATGGATGCACTGTTCATGCCAAACTACGTGCGATGATCCCGATGGACTCAATGGTTGTTTTAAAAGCTGTGACGATGAACCAGGTTATACGTGTGTCTGTCCAGATGGATTCCTTATCAGAGATGGAGCATGCATACCGTTGTATGAATGCGGATGCTACCACTCGTTCATGGGAGTCATTTCG AACGGATCATTGCATGTTAACTTAAACTGCACAAGACGTTGCACATGTGAAAATGATGTTCTCCACTGTGAAGAATACTCTTGCAGTAATGATGCAACATGCCAGagcaaaggtcaaagttcatcttgCGAGTGTAAAGAGGGCTACTGGGGAAATGGTACGACTTGTGAAGTACTCACAAACTGTCAGGATGTTTATAAAGGTTTATCCACCAAAGAAGGCATTTATTCGATACATCCGCCTTCTTGGGCACATGAACCTTTCCAAGTTTATTGCAAAGGTGGTTGGATG CTGTTTCAGAGGCGAGTTGATGCTTCTGTGTCATTTTACAATGATTGGATAACCTACAGAGATGGATTTGGCGATCTCAATTCTAGTTTCTGGcttggaaatgagaaaatacATGTCATATCAGCTGAGAGAGATCATCAACTCAGAATTGATATTTGGTTCAACACCACCAATGATGCCAGTGAATATCTTCATTACAATCTTTTTAGAATTAGCTCCGAGGCAACAAAATACGAGATAACGCTTGGAAGTTACACAGGGAGCTTTG attatGACTACATGGATTACCATCGAGATATGAAATTTTCTACCTACGATCAGGACAATGACTTAGTGCTTCAAAATTGTGCTACTAGTGAATTCCATCCCGGCGGCTGA